From Calothrix sp. PCC 6303, a single genomic window includes:
- a CDS encoding NADH-quinone oxidoreductase subunit M, which yields MLSTLIWLPIIGAAIISLLPRAIPAINIRLTAITIAGLVLAWNIYLLFQFDISLPGMQLQESLPWNDTLGLNYKLGVDGLSILMLFLNSLLTWIAIYSSNQQTERPRLFYSLILLVSGGVAGAFVAQNLLLFFLFYELELIPFYLLISIWGGEKRSYAAMKFLIYTAVSGALILATFLGTVWLTGATDFDYNTISTQALSTTLQIVLLVGIILGFGIKIPLVPLHTWLPDAYVEASAPVAILLGGVLAKLGTYGLLRFGMAMFPDAWSILAPSLATWGAISAIYGAVTAIAQKDIKRMVAYSSIGHMGYILLAAAASTSLALIGAIAQMFSHGIILAILFHLVGVIEAKVGTRELDKLNGLMSPIRGLPLTSALLILGGMASTGIPGMTGFIAEFIVFQGSFSVFPIPTLLCVVASGLTAVYFVILLNRTCFGKLDNKLAYYPKVLLSEQIPALILAIMIVFLGVQPGFLVRWSEPTTTAIVAAIPPMEKTITAQVALNN from the coding sequence ATGCTCAGTACTTTAATTTGGCTACCGATAATCGGAGCCGCTATTATTAGTTTATTGCCCCGTGCCATTCCTGCTATCAACATTCGTCTGACAGCCATAACTATTGCTGGCTTAGTTCTAGCTTGGAATATATATCTCCTGTTTCAATTTGATATTTCCCTTCCAGGAATGCAGTTGCAGGAATCTTTACCTTGGAACGACACCCTGGGTTTAAATTATAAATTAGGTGTTGATGGACTTTCCATCCTCATGCTGTTCTTAAATAGTTTACTTACCTGGATTGCAATTTATAGCAGCAACCAACAAACAGAACGCCCCCGACTTTTCTATTCCCTCATATTACTGGTAAGTGGAGGAGTTGCAGGTGCATTTGTTGCCCAGAATTTATTACTTTTCTTCCTATTCTACGAACTCGAATTAATCCCTTTCTATCTCCTAATTTCCATCTGGGGAGGTGAAAAACGATCCTATGCGGCGATGAAATTCCTAATTTATACCGCAGTTTCCGGAGCCTTAATTCTAGCGACATTTTTGGGTACAGTTTGGCTGACTGGTGCCACTGATTTTGATTACAATACAATCTCAACTCAAGCCCTATCAACAACACTGCAAATCGTTTTACTTGTCGGCATCATCCTCGGTTTTGGCATCAAAATTCCCCTAGTACCCCTACACACTTGGTTGCCAGATGCCTACGTCGAAGCTTCAGCCCCTGTAGCTATTCTTCTAGGTGGGGTATTAGCAAAATTAGGAACCTATGGACTCTTACGATTTGGGATGGCAATGTTTCCCGATGCTTGGAGTATTCTGGCACCTAGTTTAGCAACTTGGGGAGCAATCAGTGCCATCTACGGAGCAGTTACCGCCATTGCTCAAAAAGACATCAAACGCATGGTTGCCTATAGTTCCATTGGTCACATGGGCTATATATTATTAGCAGCAGCAGCTAGTACATCCCTCGCGTTGATTGGTGCGATCGCGCAGATGTTCAGTCACGGTATTATCCTCGCCATCCTCTTCCATTTGGTGGGAGTTATCGAAGCCAAAGTTGGAACCCGTGAACTAGATAAACTCAACGGTTTAATGAGTCCCATACGTGGTTTACCCCTAACCAGCGCCTTACTAATTCTAGGAGGTATGGCAAGTACAGGTATTCCGGGAATGACTGGATTTATCGCCGAATTCATCGTATTTCAAGGTAGTTTCTCCGTCTTTCCCATCCCAACACTATTATGTGTAGTCGCCAGTGGCTTAACAGCAGTTTACTTCGTCATTCTCCTCAACCGTACCTGCTTTGGCAAACTTGATAACAAATTAGCTTACTACCCCAAAGTTCTTTTGTCTGAACAAATTCCAGCATTAATTTTAGCAATCATGATTGTCTTCTTAGGAGTACAACCAGGCTTTTTAGTGCGTTGGAGTGAACCAACAACAACAGCAATAGTTGCCGCTATTCCTCCAATGGAAAAAACCATCACCGCTCAAGTAGCTCTGAATAATTAG
- a CDS encoding CO2 hydration protein produces the protein MVQTPNKTEAKLPPSTHEFAEVIHRLEAGGAMLPDTPENLMQIIGLYKAYAVPMDFYWRDLLYIAERVFLNPFAFFKYFISPEYLERHNHYAGDDADLRVWRGEATAHPELLEFMEKGETFKMPKILHHLFHDRINMEFAEACMRAMLWHRGMGGKFDPYLDTEEYKANADRAIKAYFQGNPFMLGLYKLFPDMFLEQCRQMSYYSNLGLFWEVMAPVFFEMSDLYDEGKITSVPEAMNFLVNGIFAVANRPIYHHVYIRGECYEIIPKSKGFVWLHEAALPYVEAVFYRTAPFRGTKSYNAQAGQVPTDQKDFHYGILYADVFPVGTAGIPPTLLMQDMLHFLPPYLIDYYKQYCRGEEDTLIQLGISFQRSMYCVTSAVIQALRTVLCHPLDDPDPEHLQANRDFFESQLNRFTRPEYGIRDAARLNDIQRQDYR, from the coding sequence ATGGTACAAACTCCCAACAAAACTGAAGCTAAATTACCTCCTTCCACCCATGAATTTGCCGAAGTCATTCATCGCTTAGAAGCAGGTGGTGCAATGTTACCCGATACGCCAGAAAACTTAATGCAAATTATCGGTTTGTACAAAGCTTATGCAGTACCGATGGATTTCTACTGGCGCGACTTATTATATATTGCAGAAAGGGTATTTTTAAACCCATTTGCGTTTTTTAAATACTTCATTTCTCCAGAATATTTAGAACGTCACAATCATTATGCTGGTGATGATGCTGATTTAAGAGTTTGGCGTGGTGAAGCAACTGCTCATCCAGAACTATTAGAATTTATGGAGAAGGGTGAAACCTTCAAAATGCCTAAAATATTGCATCACTTATTCCATGACAGAATCAACATGGAATTTGCTGAAGCTTGTATGCGGGCAATGCTTTGGCATCGGGGAATGGGTGGAAAATTTGACCCTTATTTAGATACTGAAGAATATAAAGCTAACGCTGATAGAGCAATCAAAGCTTATTTCCAAGGCAATCCATTCATGCTAGGACTTTACAAACTGTTTCCAGATATGTTTCTAGAACAGTGTCGTCAGATGTCTTACTACTCCAATTTGGGACTATTCTGGGAAGTCATGGCTCCCGTATTTTTTGAAATGTCAGATTTATATGACGAAGGGAAAATTACCAGTGTCCCAGAAGCCATGAATTTTTTGGTAAATGGAATTTTTGCAGTTGCCAATCGTCCAATTTATCATCATGTTTATATCCGTGGTGAATGCTACGAAATTATTCCCAAATCAAAAGGATTTGTCTGGCTTCACGAAGCTGCATTACCTTATGTGGAAGCTGTTTTTTACCGTACTGCTCCCTTTAGAGGCACAAAATCTTATAATGCTCAAGCAGGACAAGTACCAACAGATCAAAAAGACTTTCACTACGGAATTCTCTATGCAGATGTATTTCCAGTTGGTACCGCAGGCATTCCACCCACACTGTTGATGCAAGACATGTTACATTTCTTGCCACCATATTTGATTGACTACTATAAGCAATATTGCCGAGGAGAAGAAGATACATTGATTCAGTTAGGAATTAGTTTCCAACGTTCAATGTACTGCGTCACTTCTGCCGTTATTCAAGCGTTGCGGACTGTGCTTTGTCACCCTTTAGATGACCCAGATCCTGAGCATTTACAAGCGAATCGAGACTTTTTTGAATCTCAATTAAATCGTTTTACTCGTCCCGAATATGGCATTCGTGATGCTGCCCGTCTAAATGATATTCAAAGGCAAGATTACCGATAG
- a CDS encoding S-layer family protein has protein sequence MRDNNSTTKRPTSSSSSSYFGEGIVNTQDLIVRDGAVVSAETFAVGKGGNLTVNASKNIELVGTSVDGSVFSGLISAANQGSSGNAGDLTIKTQNLLVRDRAGVFVNSLGTGNAGILTINSDRIRLDNKASLNANTRSPNKDTNREQATINLNTDALILRRNSNITTNAQGQNVIGGNINIDAGVIAAFENSDINANSTDFRGGRVKINAEGIFGTQARNSPTPESDITATGANPSLNGTTEINLPDVDPSKGLIELPEGLKDQSDQIDQLCGRGKKPLGRFVVTGKDGSIPSNPVVNTMSGYLDLTTIASFGEVNSNVPVNPIPDSLMAQKPPENRIVEAQAIVRGADGDLYLVAEAPSVIPNSRPAVSACVGLRR, from the coding sequence GTGAGAGACAATAACTCTACTACGAAACGCCCTACCTCTTCCTCTTCATCCTCTTACTTTGGCGAAGGTATTGTTAATACTCAAGATTTAATTGTACGAGATGGGGCAGTAGTCAGTGCAGAGACTTTTGCTGTGGGTAAGGGAGGAAATTTAACCGTTAATGCTTCCAAAAACATAGAATTAGTTGGTACATCTGTTGATGGTAGTGTTTTTAGTGGTTTAATATCTGCTGCAAATCAAGGCTCAAGTGGGAATGCAGGCGATTTAACGATAAAAACCCAAAATTTACTTGTACGCGATCGCGCTGGGGTATTTGTCAATAGTTTAGGAACGGGTAATGCAGGCATCCTCACCATAAATAGCGATCGCATCCGTCTAGACAACAAAGCCTCCCTTAATGCTAACACCCGCAGTCCTAACAAGGACACCAACCGAGAACAAGCAACTATCAATCTCAACACCGATGCTTTAATCCTTCGTCGCAACAGCAATATCACCACCAATGCCCAAGGACAAAACGTCATCGGTGGTAACATCAACATTGATGCAGGGGTTATTGCTGCCTTTGAAAATAGCGATATCAACGCTAATTCCACTGATTTTCGGGGTGGTAGAGTCAAAATTAATGCTGAAGGAATATTTGGTACTCAAGCACGAAATTCCCCAACCCCTGAAAGTGACATCACTGCTACAGGTGCAAATCCATCTTTAAATGGGACTACAGAAATTAATCTTCCGGATGTTGACCCCAGTAAAGGCTTAATTGAGTTACCTGAAGGGTTAAAAGATCAAAGCGATCAAATTGATCAACTGTGTGGTAGGGGTAAAAAACCCTTAGGTAGATTTGTTGTCACTGGTAAAGATGGCAGTATCCCATCGAATCCGGTTGTAAATACGATGTCAGGTTATCTTGATTTAACTACAATTGCTAGTTTTGGTGAAGTTAACTCTAATGTTCCAGTAAACCCAATTCCAGATAGTTTGATGGCGCAAAAGCCACCTGAAAACAGGATTGTGGAGGCTCAAGCGATAGTTAGGGGTGCTGATGGAGATTTATACTTGGTAGCTGAAGCTCCTAGCGTGATACCAAATTCTCGTCCTGCGGTGTCTGCTTGTGTTGGTTTGCGTAGGTGA